The Salvia splendens isolate huo1 chromosome 21, SspV2, whole genome shotgun sequence genome includes a window with the following:
- the LOC121785008 gene encoding LRR receptor-like serine/threonine-protein kinase FEI 1, whose product MEFFTLNFQKCILIILLYSLAEIIGALSPDGQALINLRTAIVSSDGVLQQWRPEDDNPCRWKGVNCDPKSKRVTALSLPNHRLSGPISPDLGKLESLQFLALHDNNLYGAIPPELGNCTQLLSIFLQGNYLSGSIPGELGTLSQLQNLDLSSNSLSGIIPNSLGKLNKLSSFNVSTNFLVGPVPDDGVLANFRNDSFLGNRELCGKQIQACKNSGSGSSGSSQPPGSALLQAKKNSGRLLISALATVGALLLVALMCFWGCYLYKRLGKNDGKGLAVDVSGGASIVMFHGDLPYSSKDIIKKLENLNEEHVIGAGGFGTVYKLAMDDGNIFALKRIVKVNEGFDRFFERELEILGSIKHKYLVNLRGYCNSPTSKLLIYDFLSGGSLDEALHERADQLDWEVRLNIIMGAAKGLAYLHHDCSPRIIHRDIKSSNILLDGNFDARVSDFGLAKLLEDEESHITTIVAGTFGYLAPEYMQSGRATEKTDVYSFGVLMLEIVSGKRPTDASFIEKGLNIVGWLNFLVSEQRQREIVDPHCEGVQIESLDVILSIAIQCVSSLPEDRPTIHRVVQVLESEVTTPCPSDFYDSD is encoded by the exons GAATTTTCAGAAGTGCATTCTAATTATATTGCTGTACAGCCTAGCAGAAATAATTGGAGCTCTTAGTCCGGATG GTCAGGCTCTTATCAACTTAAGGACAGCAATCGTAAGTTCAGATGGTGTTCTGCAGCAGTGGAGACCAGAGGACGACAATCCATGTAGATGGAAAGGAGTAAATTGTGACCCCAAATCAAAAAGGGTTACAGCATT GAGCCTCCCTAACCACAGATTGAGTGGACCCATATCACCAGATTTAGGGAAGCTAGAAAGCCTGCAGTTTTT AGCTCTTCATGACAACAATTTATATGGGGCAATTCCTCCAGAGTTGGGAAACTGTACACAGTTGCTGTCAAT ATTTTTGCAGGGTAACTACCTAAGTGGATCCATTCCTGGTGAACTGGGGACCCTTTCTCAGCTCCAAAATCT AGATCTTTCAAGCAACTCTCTCAGTGGAATCATTCCTAACTCACTCGGGAAGTTAAACAAGCTCTCAAGTTT CAATGTATCAACAAATTTTCTGGTGGGACCAGTACCAGATGATGGCGTTCTTGCAAACTTTCGAAATGATTC CTTTCTTGGTAACCGTGAGTTGTGTGGCAAGCAAATCCAGGCATGCAAGAACAGTGGTAGTGGTTCCTCAGGATCCTCTCAGcctcctgggtcag CTCTATTACAGGCAAAAAAGAATTCTGGCAGGCTTCTTATAAGTGCACTAGCCACAGTGGGTGCTTTGCTTTTAGTCGCACTTATGTGCTTCTGGGGTTGTTACCTGTATAAGAGGCTTGGTAAAAATGATGGCAAAGGCCTCGCAGTAGATGTCAGTGGAG GGGCATCCATTGTAATGTTTCATGGAGACTTGCCATACTCTTCAAAggatattattaaaaaattggaGAACCTaaatgaagagcatgtgattGGGGCTGGAGGCTTTGGGACAGTCTACAAGCTTGCAATGGATGACGGAAACATATTTGCTTTGAAAAGGATCGTAAAGGTTAATGAGGGCTTTGATCGTTTTTTCGAAAGGGAGCTTGAAATTCTTGGCAGTATCAAACACAAATACTTGGTCAACCTCCGAGGATATTGCAATTCCCCCACTTCTAAATTGTTGATATATGATTTCCTATCTGGAGGCAGCCTGGATGAAGCTCTTCATG AGAGAGCTGACCAACTGGACTGGGAGGTTCGTTTAAATATTATCATGGGAGCTGCTAAGGGCCTAGCTTATCTGCATCATGATTGTTCCCCAAGAATTATTCACCGTGATATCAAGTCAAGCAACATTTTACTTGATGGAAATTTTGATGCTCGAGTGTCCGACTTTGGACTAGCTAAATTATTGGAGGATGAGGAATCCCACATCACAACAATTGTTGCCGGCACATTTGGGTACCTAGCTCCCG AATATATGCAGAGTGGAAGAGCTACAGAGAAAACTGATGTTTATAGTTTTGGTGTTCTGATGCTTGAAATTGTGAGTGGGAAGCGGCCAACTGACGCATCCTTCATCGAGAAGGGCCTCAACATTGTTGGATGG TTAAACTTCCTAGTTTCGGAACAGAGACAACGAGAAATAGTGGACCCTCACTGTGAAGGAGTGCAGATTGAAAGCCTTGATGTCATTCTGTCGATAGCAATCCAGTGCGTTTCTTCTCTTCCTGAGGACCGTCCTACAATTCACAGGGTTGTCCAAGTGCTTGAATCAGAGGTGACAACCCCGTGCCCCAGCGACTTCTACGACTCTGACTGA
- the LOC121785443 gene encoding SH3 domain-containing protein 1-like: MEAIKKQASKLREQVARQQQAILRQLGQLGHGGPMIDEVDVELHEQLQDLYKSTRAAKHFQRDIVRGLEGLISTGKKETEIVKKLAEDCCKYGIENQDQDSSCPLAKVASDFGTSHASIEDHRERMLGMLGYQVSEPLRAQINGAPLEDARHLTHRYDRMRQEFEIQAAEVIRRQSKSRDTSSEAALKLKTSEKRLTDLKSSMLTLGREAAAAMSSVEDQQQETTFQKLLTMVNAERSYHQNVIAILEKLHTQMILDEESTEPSLQSEFPPRDNVPFPSDGIASNRSDGQDDESKSDLYFIGKVIHSFDAQSEGELSLEVDDFVVVRQVSTNGWSEGECNGKAGWFPSAYVEKIDVVPRSKLSGEDA; this comes from the exons ATGGAAGCAATAAAGAAGCAAGCAAGTAAATTGAGGGAGCAAGTGGCCAGACAGCAACAg GCAATTTTACGACAGCTGGGGCAATTAGGTCATGGAGGGCCTATGATTGATGAAGTTGATGTCGAACTTCATGAGCAACTACAGGATTTGTACAAATCTACGAGGGCTGCCAAG CATTTCCAGAGGGATATTGTGCGCGGATTAGAAGGACTAATTTCAACAGGCAAAAAGGAAACTGAGATAG TTAAAAAGTTGGCTGAAGATTGTTGCAAGTATGGTATTGAAAATCAAGATCAAGATTCGTCTTGTCCACTTGCAAAGGTTGCCTCGGATTTTGGTACCTCACACGCTTCAATAGAAGATCATAGAGAAAGAATGCTTGGAATGCTTGGTTATCAG GTTTCCGAGCCACTTCGTGCACAGATTAATGGTGCTCCTCTGGAAGATGCCCGCCATTTAACCCACCGTTATGACAGAATGCGTCAGGAGTTTGAAATTCAG GCTGCTGAAGTAATAAGGCGGCAGTCAAAGTCGAGAGATACTTCTTCTGAAGCTGCTTTAAAGCTTAAAACATCTGAAAAAAGGTTGACAGACCTTAAGTCTTCTATGTTGACACTTGGGAGAGAAGCTGCTGCTGCTATGTCGTCAGTGGAGGATCAGCAACAGGAAACAACTTTCCAGAAGCTTCTTACCATG GTTAATGCTGAAAGAAGTTATCATCAAAACGTTATCGCTATTTTGGAGAAGCTACACACACAG ATGATTCTGGATGAGGAATCCACGGAACCTTCATTACAGTCAGAATTTCCCCCAAGAGATAATGTTCCATTTCCTAGTGACGGGATTGCTTCAAATAGATCGGATGGTCAGGATGACGAGAGTAAGAGTGATCTGTACTTTATCGGAAAG GTTATACATTCATTTGATGCTCAATCAGAGGGTGAACTGAGTCTTGAAGTAGATGATTTCGTCGTAGTTCGACAG GTTTCAACGAATGGATGGTCGGAAGGAGAATGCAACGGCAAAGCTGGCTGGTTTCCGTCCGCCTATGTAGAAAAGATCGATGTAGTCCCAAGGAGCAAATTATCAGGAGAGGATGCTTGA
- the LOC121783278 gene encoding protein ACTIVITY OF BC1 COMPLEX KINASE 1, chloroplastic-like, giving the protein MDLLCSSCAHISTSLPSPAIGYSKSKMNYVNLYRKSSSIDRSRRRAAIRAQKRDSLVQVDKLIGTSSNSALEQLDIERGVCVPFRKYTPESVRSKVLESRGAILSLVGRGVQIVWNLGFYWSTLMYDFLVGRDEEVVPFRARQLRNLLCDLGPSFIKAGQVLANRPDIIREDYMNELCILQDDVPPFLNQVAFGIIEEELGQPLEAVFSKISSQTIAAASLGQVYRATLRSSGEDVAIKVQRPEIEPIIYRDLFLFRTLASFLNGISLQKLGCNAELIVDEFGEKLLEELDYTLEARNIEDFIENFKNDPTVKIPGVYKQLSGPRVLVMEWIDGIRCTDPQAIKDEGIDVNGFLTVGVSAALRQLLEFGLFHGDPHPGNIFAMRDGRIAYVDFGNVAVLSQQNKQILIDAVVHAVNEDYAEMANDFTRLGFLASGTDVTPIVPALEAIWQNSVGKGLSDFNFRSVTGKFNQLVYNYPIRIPERFSLVIRSLLTQEGICFTLQRDFKFLEVAYPYVAKRLLTDPNPALRERLIQVLFKDGVFQWKRLENLIILAKENVAKMSSNPAFTQRSRQQQVEKKLDLTDTIKDGTRLFLLDEGIRRQLLLALTEDSKLHIQELVDVYRLLEDQIDVPSVALQVAQDLPSVARDVMLSWSASVLSER; this is encoded by the exons ATGGACCTGCTCTGCTCCAGTTGCGCACACATTTCAACATCGCTGCCGTCGCCGGCGATCGGTTACTCAAAGAGCAAGATGAATTATGTAAACTTGTACCGGAAGTCTTCGTCTATAGACAGAAGCAGAAGGCGGGCGGCCATTCGAGCTCAGAAGAGGGATTCGTTGGTACAAGTCGATAAGCTCATCGGTACAAGCAGTAACAGCGCGCTGGAACAGCTGGATATTGAACGCGGTGTTTGTGTTCCCTTCCGGAAGTACACACCTGAATCA GTGAGGAGTAAAGTACTGGAGTCAAGAGGTGCAATATTATCATTAGTTGGTCGTGGAGTCCAAATAGTGTGGAATTTGGGGTTCTATTGGTCTACATTGATGTATGATTTTCTTGTTGGTCGAGATGAAGAAGTTGTTCCTTTCCGCGCTCGCCAACTGAGGAATCTCCTCTGTGACTTGGGCCCTTCTTTCATCAAAGCTGGACAG GTGCTTGCTAATAGGCCTGATATTATTAGAGAGGATTACATGAATGAGTTGTGCATCCTTCAAGATGATGTTCCCCCTTTTCTTAATCAG GTAGCTTTTGGCATTATAGAGGAGGAGCTAGGTCAACCTCTTGAGGCGGTTTTCAGCAAAATTTCGTCACAGACAATTGCAGCGGCTAGCTTGGGCCAAGTTTATCGAGCCACTCTCCGATCATCTGGCGAGGATGTTGCTATTAAG GTGCAAAGGCCTGAGATAGAGCCCATCATTTATAGAGATCTTTTCCTTTTTCGTACTCTAGCATCATTCTTGAATGGCATCAGCCTGCAAAAGCTGGGTTGTAACGCAGAGCTTATAGTGGATGAATTTGGTGAGAAGCTGTTGGAGGAGCTTGATTATACCTTG GAAGCACGTAACATTGAGGATTTCATAGAGAACTTCAAGAATGACCCTACAGTTAAAATTCCTGGTGTTTATAAGCAACTTAGTGGTCCACGCGTGTTGGTCATGGAGTGGATTGATGGAATTCGATGCACGGACCCCCAG GCTATTAAGGATGAAGGAATTGATGTGAATGGGTTTCTGACTGTTGGAGTGAGTGCTGCACTCCGGCAATTGTTAGAATTTGGTCTATTTCACGGGGATCCACACCCTGGAAATATCTTTGCCATGCGCGATGGACGTATTGCTTATGTTGACTTTGGAAATGTGGCCGTTCTCAGTCAG CAAAATAAACAGATTCTTATAGATGCTGTCGTCCATGCTGTAAATGAAGATTATGCTGAGATGGCCAATGATTTTACCAGGCTAGGTTTTCTAGCTAGTGGAACTGATGTCACCCCAATAGTTCCAGCTTTGGAAGCAATCTGGCAAAATTCTGTTGGGAAAGGGCTATCCGACTTTAATTTTAGAAGTGTTACAG GCAAGTTCAATCAGCTAGTGTACAATTATCCTATCCGCATTCCAGAGAGGTTCTCTCTTGTTATTCGCTCTTTATTGACCCAAGAAGGAATTTGCTTCACCCTACAGCGCGATTTCAAATTTTTAGAG GTTGCCTATCCTTACGTGGCAAAACGGCTCCTCACGGATCCCAATCCTGCATTACGCGAACGTCTTATTCAG GTTTTGTTTAAAGACGGTGTTTTCCAGTGGAAACGACTTGAGAACCTAATTATTCTAGCAAAGGAGAATGTGGCAAAGATGAGCAGCAACCCTGCTTTCAC TCAAAGGTCTAGACAGCAACAAGTTGAAAAGAAATTGGACCTCACAGACACAATCAAGGATGGAACTCGTCTCTTCCTCCTTGATGAAGGAATTCGTAGACAGCTTCTTCTTGCTCTTACCGAAGACTCAAAACTTCATATACAAGAG CTTGTAGATGTGTACAGACTGCTCGAGGACCAGATTGATGTACCTTCAGTAGCTCTGCAAGTTGCACAAG ATCTGCCTTCTGTTGCTCGGGATGTAATGCTTTCGTGGAGTGCGTCAGTGTTATCCGAGAGATGA